Part of the Methanobrevibacter sp. genome, TATTCCAAAAGTGGAATTGGCGTTAAATATCAATACGCTACTGGATAGCAAAGTTGCAGAGAAATACTATAACAGATATTATATTTAAATATGATGAAATTAAATATTTATATAATTAAATTTATTTTTATCAGGTGATTTAATGGAAAATAAACAACAAATGCCTAAAAGAGAAGAAAAATTATGGAGTGAAATTAAAAATTATCAGGTAGCTACTAATAATGCACGTATCCTTGGTGTTTTAGACGAATTAATTATCAACGAAAAAACAGGTAAAATTGTTGATATTGCTATCAGAGTAGAAAGTGACCGTAATATCCATGTTAAAGGTGCTAAAAGAAACGGTGACTTATTATTAGTTCCTTTCGCTAAAGTCGAAAAAGTCGGCGAATTCATTATTGTAACTGAATAATTTCAGTTATCCTCTTTTTTTATTTTTAATAATTTTTTTCAAAAAATACTTCCTGTTTTTAAATCAATTGTTAACTATTTATATTTAATAAATCATAATTATATTATTATAAAACAAATTCATATTTATTTTTAAGGTGATTATATGTTGCTTGAAATTGAAAATTTGGGAGTTGAAGTAGCTGGAAAAAGAGTCTTAAAAGACATTAACCTTTCTATTGCTGAAGGTGAAACTCATGTTCTTTTAGGACCTAACGGTGCTGGTAAAAGTACTTTATTCTTAACTATTTTAGGTTTCCCACAATATAAGGTTGTTCAAGGATCAATTAAATTTAAAGGTCAAGAGATTACTGGTTTAACTACTGCTGAACGTGTTAAATTAGGAATTGGTGTAAGTTTTCAAACACCTCCATCCATTAGAGGTGTGTCAGTAAGAGATTTATTAAAAATTATTTCTCATCAGGACATGGATGAAGATTTAAATCCTAGAATGCAAGAATTATCCAAACAACTTAAATTCAGCGATGAGTTCTTGGACAGGGATGTTAATTTAGGATTCTCTGGGGGAGAAGTAAAACGTTCTGAAATTTTACAATTGTTGGCTCAAATGCCTGATTTCACAATGTTTGATGAACCGGATTCTGGTGTGGATATTGAAAATGTCGAATTATTGGCTTCTGAAATTGGAACTTTATTGGATAAGGATAAACCACAACGTAGCAGAAAAAGAAGCGGTCTTTTAATTACTCATTTAGGTTATATTTTAAATTTTGTTAGTGCAGATAAAGCACATGTTTTAATTGATGGAGTAATTTCTTGTTCTGGAAATCCTTCAGAAATTTTAGAAGACGTTAGAAAAAATGGTTTTAATGGATGTGTTGAGTGTGCGCAATGTTTATAGTGATGCTGAAAGAGCAAAAGATAAAAAAGCAGCTTTAGGTGCAGATATTACTATTGAAAATTTTACTGATGAAACTGTCAATGCTTTGGACATGATTGACGATTTGGATGATTTAAGCAAACAGACCAAAAACGACCTTTTAAAAGTGGGTGTAGATACTGAAGAAAAAAACAGGTCAGGTTCATTTTTACAGGTTGATCAAAGTAATATTTTCACTAACAATAGCATGTCCGATTCAATTGAAGTAATGAATATGGCCATTGCATTGGAAAAATATAGCTGGCTGGAAGACTATCTTTGGAAAGTTGTCAAACCTGATGCTGATAAATACACAGCTAAAACTGCTTTAAACGAACAGGAAAACGGAGTTTTAAGTGGGTATTTTGTAAGGTCATTACCTGGAACCAAGGAAGTCATGCCTGTACAGGCATGTATGTTTATCAGTGATGAGGATATTATGCAAACTGCACACAATGTAATTATTGCTGAGGAAAACTCAGAATTGCATTTGATTACTGGATGTGCAACTGGTGACGATGTAGGTTCTGCAATGCACGTTGGTGTATCTGAAATGTACTTGAAACCAGGTTCAAAAATTACTTTTACAATGGTTCACAACTGGGCGGAACAAGTTGAAGTACGTCCTAGAACTGGTGTTAAATTAATGGATGATACTACTTATATCAATAATTACATTTTAACTAGTCCTGTAAGCACTATTCAATCATTCCCTACAGCTTACTGTGATGGTAAAAATTCAAGAGCTATTTTCCAAAGTATTCAAGGTGGTAAAAAAGATTCCATTATTGATGTTGGATCAAGAGTTCTTCTTAATGCTGAAGGTGCTAGAGGAGAAGTTATCTCAAGAGCTGTTGCTCAGGATGAATCTAAAATTTATGCAAGAGGTCATTTGGCAGGAACTGTGCCTGATGTTAAAGGTCATTTGGAATGTCATGGTTTAGTTTTATCCAATGACAGTTTTATTTATGCAGTTCCTGAACTTGAAGCCAGTTCTGCAAATCTCGAAATGTCTCACGAGGCTGCTGTCGGTAAAATTTCCGAAGAAGAAATCAACTATTTAACTTCTAGGGGAATTGACGAAGAAGATGCAGAATCCATGATTGTTAGAGGATTTTTAAATATGGATATAACAGGTCTTCCGGATGAATTGGCTGAGCAAACTCAAAGAATGATTGATATGAGCCTTGATGGAATGTAATTCCATCTATTCTCTCTTTTTTTCTCTTTTTTTTAAAAGTAATAATTTGATTTTTTATCGTATTACATCTTGTTTTATAGTATATAAACTTTTTGGCTTTAGTTTCTAAGTAAGCTTTATATTAATTATTAATGAAATATATTAATCAGTACATAATGTAATGCTGAGCTAGCTCATTACGTACATAAAATTGTGATTTTAAGGCGTGCCTAAAACTGTATGTCTTAAAAAAAAGATTTTAAAATTTTTTAAAAAACTTTAAAATTTGAATTTGAAAAATTAATATTTTTTAAATTCGCAAAAAAATATTTATAGAGGAGGAGAAACTCTATGGCTGATGATGTAAAAATTGTAATGTTTTGTTGCAACTGGTGTTCCTATGGAGGAGCAGACACAGCTGGTACTGCAAGGATGCAATACCCACCGAATATTAGAGTTATTCGTGTAATGTGTTCTGGAAGAATTGATCCACAATTTGTTTTAAAAGCATTTAAAGAAGGTGCAGACGGTGTATTCGTAGCTGGATGTCACATGGGTGACTGCCACTATGACGCTGGTAACTACAAATTAGATCGTAGAATGAGATTAATTTATAAATTAGTTGAAGATATGGGAATTGGAAAAGAAAGAGTTCACCACGACTGGATTTCCGCATCCGAAGGTGAAAAATTCTCTGAATCTGTTAAAATGATGGTTAACAGAATCAAAGAATTAGGTCCAGCTCCATTGAAAAAACAATTAGATGCTGAAGGATAAATTGGAGGGATTTTATATGGCAGATAAAGTAAAAATAGGAACTATGTGGTTAGGCGGATGTTCCGGTTGCCACTTATCCATTGCGGATTTCCACGAATCCTTAATTGATGTTATGGAATTCGCGGATTTCGAATTTTCCCCTGTACTCATGGATACTAAATATGATGAAGTACCTGAATTAGACATTATTATTGTCGAAGGTGGAATCAGAAACGACGAAAACAGAGAATTAGCTGAAATGTTAAACGAAAAAGCTAACATGGTTATTTCTTACGGAACCTGTGCTTGCTACGGTGGTATTCCAGGTCTTGGAAACTTATGGACCGTTGAAGAATTAGAAGAAGAAGCATACATTAATTCCGTATCTACTGTAAACCCTGAAGGAATTATTCCTCACGAAGATGTACCTCATCTCGAAAGCAGAGTAAGACCTTTAAGTGAATGTATGGATATTGACTTAATGATTCCAGGTTGCCCACCTCGTTCCGATGTTGTAGCTGAAGCTATTTTAACATTATTAAGAGGAGAAACAATTGAATTACCTTCAACCAACCTCTGTGAAGTATGTCCTAGAGAAAAACCACCTGCAGGTTTAGCTATGGACTTCATTAAAAGACAATTCGAATTAGGTTTACCAGAACCTGATTTATGTTTAATTACCCAAGGTTTAGTATGTATGGGTCCTGCAACAGTATCCTTATGTGGTGCTGAATGTCCTTCCATTGGTATCCAATGTAGAGGATGTTACGGTCCTACCGCTAAAGTATTAGACCAAGGAGCAAAAATGATCAGTGCGATTGCATCTGACTACGGTGTACAAGAAGATAAAACCGTTGACCCTGAAACTGTCGCAGATCAATTAGATGATATTGTAGGTACTTTCTACTCTTACACATTACCTGCAGCTTTAGTACCTATGAAAATGCAGAAAGGAGGAGAATAAAATGGTTAAACTTACTATGGAGCCTGTCACTCGTATTGAAGGACACGCAAAAATTACAGTACACCTCGATGATGCTGGAAATGTAGAAGAAACAAGATTACATGTTATGGAATTCAGAGGTTTTGAAAAATTCTTAACAGGCCGTCCTGTAGAAGAATTACCAAGATTAGTTCCAAGGATTTGTGGTATTTGTGATGTACAACACCACTTAGCAGCTGCTAAAGCAGTTGACCAAATTTTCGGATACGATGATTACGAAATCTTACCTGCAGCATACAGAATGAGAGAAATTATGAACTGGGGTTCATACATGCACTCCCACGCTCTTCATTTCTACTTCTTAGCAGCACCAGATTTAATCATTCCAAACGGAACTAGAAAAACCAGAAATGTTTTCCAAGTTATTAAAGATATGCCTGAAGTTGCACTTCAAGCTATTAACATCAGAAGAAACGGTTTAGAAATGGTTAGAAAAATCGGTGGTCGTCCTATTCACCCTACCTCATCCACCCCTGGTGGTATTTCTACCGAATTAGATGATGAAACTCAAAAAGACTTACTCGCAAGAGCTAAACAAAATGTTGAATTAGCACAAGCTACCTTAGATTTAGCTATCCCTGTATTTGAAGAAAACATTGACTTAATTTCTTCATTAGGTAACTTCGGTGACACCAGACACTGTGGTATCGTAAAACCTGACGGAACTTGGGATGTATATAACGGTAACGTAAGATTCAAAGACAAAGATGGAAGCGACCTCTTCGAATACAGAAACGAAGAATATGTTGACATCGTTGCTGAACACGTAAAACCTTACTCCTGGTTAAAATTCCCTTACATTAAAGAAATGGGATACCCAGAAGGTATTTACAGAGTAGCACCATTATCTAGGATCAATGTTTGTGACCAAATGCCTAAAGAAGCACCTCTCGCACAAGAAGCTCTTAAAGACTTCCGTGACGCTTTCGGATATGCTCAAGCACCATTATTATTCAACTATGCTAGACTTATTGAATTATTAGCATCTGCTGAATGTGCTGCTAATGCATTAGAAGAAGATTTATCTGGTCAAAAATTCCCAGATGAATTAGAAAGAACCGAAGGTGAAGGTGTAGGTATTGTTGAAGCTCCTCGTGGTACTTTAATCCACCACTATCAATCTGATGATAATGGATTATGTACTAAAGCTAACATTGTTGTAGCTACAATCCAAAACAACCCTGCAATGGAAATGGGTATTCACCAAGTAGCTAAAGATTACATCAAACCTGGTGTAGAAGTAGATGACAAAATCTTTAACTTAATGGAAATGGTTATCAGAGCTTACGACCCATGTTTATCTTGCGCTACCCACTCAATGGATAGTCAAATGAGATTAGCTGAAGTAGATATTGTAGACAGTGAAGGAAACCTCATTAAAAAATTCTAAATTTAAGGGGGTTTTTATAAATGATAGTATTTAATGAAGATGGCTGTATAAAATGTGGAGCTTGTGAAGGTACTTGCCCTACATCAGCTATTGAAGTAACACCTGACTCAATTGTTCATTGTGACACTTGTGGTGAAGAACCTAAATGTGCAGATGCTTGCCCTAACGGTGCATTAAAAGTTGAAGAATTCGAAATTGTTGACGGCGTAATGCAAGCAAGATTAGTATTCAACTCTGTATTATGTGATTCATGTGGTAAATGTGAAGAAGTTTGCCCACAAGAAACCATTAAAGTCACTGGAGCTAAATTGAAAGAAGTTGAAGGTTTCTGTGTAATGTGTCAAAAATGTGTTGACATTTGCCCAGTTGACGTAATCGGAATTCCTGGTGTAAAAGAACCTGCTGAATATGAATTAGATCTTAAAGGCAAAGGTCCTGTTTACATCAATGATTGTGTCGGATGTGGAACTTGTGTAGAACCTTGTCCTGTAAATGCAATCACTCTTGAAGAAGTAGGAAGCCCTATTACTGTAAATGATGATTGTATCAGATGCGGATTATGTTCCCAAACTTGTCCTTGGAATGCAATTTTCATTTCCGAGAAAAAACCTGTTAAACGTTCAAAAGAAATTACTTCATTCACTTTCGATTCAGCTAAATGTATCGGATGTAATACTTGTGTAGAAGCTTGTCCTGGAGACTTTATATCTGCTAACAGTGCTAGTTTAACTGTTGCAATCCCTAGCGTTTGTGCTGCATGTGGATTATGTGTAAAAGTCTGTCCTGTTGACGCTTTAGACATTGAAGTCGAATGGGGTGAAGGTGCTCCTGTAGATGCAGAAGGTATCGGAAGAGATGTCGAAAAATGTGATTTCATTGGTGCATGTGCTAATAAATGTCCTACTGAAGCAATCCGTGTAGTTACCAAAACTGGTATGTCCTGCCCTGCTTTAGTAGAAACTGACTCAGAACCATCTTTCGTAAGTTGTATTAGATGTGGAGCTTGTGCTTCCGTATGTTCCAACGATGCATTGAAAGTTGAAGCATATGAAGTAACTATTGATGGCGAACCTGTTTCAAGAGACAGGATTTCTTTCAACCCATCTAAATGTGACCAATGCGGAGATTGTATTGAAGCATGTCCTTA contains:
- a CDS encoding 4Fe-4S binding protein, with protein sequence MIVFNEDGCIKCGACEGTCPTSAIEVTPDSIVHCDTCGEEPKCADACPNGALKVEEFEIVDGVMQARLVFNSVLCDSCGKCEEVCPQETIKVTGAKLKEVEGFCVMCQKCVDICPVDVIGIPGVKEPAEYELDLKGKGPVYINDCVGCGTCVEPCPVNAITLEEVGSPITVNDDCIRCGLCSQTCPWNAIFISEKKPVKRSKEITSFTFDSAKCIGCNTCVEACPGDFISANSASLTVAIPSVCAACGLCVKVCPVDALDIEVEWGEGAPVDAEGIGRDVEKCDFIGACANKCPTEAIRVVTKTGMSCPALVETDSEPSFVSCIRCGACASVCSNDALKVEAYEVTIDGEPVSRDRISFNPSKCDQCGDCIEACPYDMIHKTENPKLPIAGFCTLCGQCIEACPEDALCYK
- a CDS encoding SufD family Fe-S cluster assembly protein; this translates as MDVLSVRNVYSDAERAKDKKAALGADITIENFTDETVNALDMIDDLDDLSKQTKNDLLKVGVDTEEKNRSGSFLQVDQSNIFTNNSMSDSIEVMNMAIALEKYSWLEDYLWKVVKPDADKYTAKTALNEQENGVLSGYFVRSLPGTKEVMPVQACMFISDEDIMQTAHNVIIAEENSELHLITGCATGDDVGSAMHVGVSEMYLKPGSKITFTMVHNWAEQVEVRPRTGVKLMDDTTYINNYILTSPVSTIQSFPTAYCDGKNSRAIFQSIQGGKKDSIIDVGSRVLLNAEGARGEVISRAVAQDESKIYARGHLAGTVPDVKGHLECHGLVLSNDSFIYAVPELEASSANLEMSHEAAVGKISEEEINYLTSRGIDEEDAESMIVRGFLNMDITGLPDELAEQTQRMIDMSLDGM
- a CDS encoding hydrogenase iron-sulfur subunit is translated as MADDVKIVMFCCNWCSYGGADTAGTARMQYPPNIRVIRVMCSGRIDPQFVLKAFKEGADGVFVAGCHMGDCHYDAGNYKLDRRMRLIYKLVEDMGIGKERVHHDWISASEGEKFSESVKMMVNRIKELGPAPLKKQLDAEG
- a CDS encoding ABC transporter ATP-binding protein, which translates into the protein MLLEIENLGVEVAGKRVLKDINLSIAEGETHVLLGPNGAGKSTLFLTILGFPQYKVVQGSIKFKGQEITGLTTAERVKLGIGVSFQTPPSIRGVSVRDLLKIISHQDMDEDLNPRMQELSKQLKFSDEFLDRDVNLGFSGGEVKRSEILQLLAQMPDFTMFDEPDSGVDIENVELLASEIGTLLDKDKPQRSRKRSGLLITHLGYILNFVSADKAHVLIDGVISCSGNPSEILEDVRKNGFNGCVECAQCL
- a CDS encoding PRC-barrel domain-containing protein — translated: MENKQQMPKREEKLWSEIKNYQVATNNARILGVLDELIINEKTGKIVDIAIRVESDRNIHVKGAKRNGDLLLVPFAKVEKVGEFIIVTE
- a CDS encoding F420-nonreducing hydrogenase, producing the protein MADKVKIGTMWLGGCSGCHLSIADFHESLIDVMEFADFEFSPVLMDTKYDEVPELDIIIVEGGIRNDENRELAEMLNEKANMVISYGTCACYGGIPGLGNLWTVEELEEEAYINSVSTVNPEGIIPHEDVPHLESRVRPLSECMDIDLMIPGCPPRSDVVAEAILTLLRGETIELPSTNLCEVCPREKPPAGLAMDFIKRQFELGLPEPDLCLITQGLVCMGPATVSLCGAECPSIGIQCRGCYGPTAKVLDQGAKMISAIASDYGVQEDKTVDPETVADQLDDIVGTFYSYTLPAALVPMKMQKGGE
- a CDS encoding Ni/Fe hydrogenase subunit alpha — protein: MVKLTMEPVTRIEGHAKITVHLDDAGNVEETRLHVMEFRGFEKFLTGRPVEELPRLVPRICGICDVQHHLAAAKAVDQIFGYDDYEILPAAYRMREIMNWGSYMHSHALHFYFLAAPDLIIPNGTRKTRNVFQVIKDMPEVALQAINIRRNGLEMVRKIGGRPIHPTSSTPGGISTELDDETQKDLLARAKQNVELAQATLDLAIPVFEENIDLISSLGNFGDTRHCGIVKPDGTWDVYNGNVRFKDKDGSDLFEYRNEEYVDIVAEHVKPYSWLKFPYIKEMGYPEGIYRVAPLSRINVCDQMPKEAPLAQEALKDFRDAFGYAQAPLLFNYARLIELLASAECAANALEEDLSGQKFPDELERTEGEGVGIVEAPRGTLIHHYQSDDNGLCTKANIVVATIQNNPAMEMGIHQVAKDYIKPGVEVDDKIFNLMEMVIRAYDPCLSCATHSMDSQMRLAEVDIVDSEGNLIKKF